A window from Erythrobacter sp. YJ-T3-07 encodes these proteins:
- a CDS encoding crotonase/enoyl-CoA hydratase family protein, producing MTDFSQIKLAIDGPIATITLHRPEKMNAFTRDMMRELIEAIDITDADDAVRAVIVTGEGERAFCAGADLTPPQKEDGTPGHVFSDPTTVDDLSDPLVRDGGGQLVLRLFNSQKPLIGACNGVAVGVGATMQLAFDMRLCSDNARFGFVFAKRGITPEACSSWFLPRLVGMSTALEWCMTGRIFDAQEALDAGLVRSVHPQGELMDAARALASEIAENASPISVAMTRAMLWRLSAEDHPMKAHRIDSRTIYRLSRGADAKEGIASFLEKRPPEFTGKVSTDMPDFYPWWQEPEYK from the coding sequence ATGACCGACTTCAGCCAGATCAAGCTCGCCATCGACGGGCCCATCGCCACCATCACCCTGCATCGGCCGGAGAAGATGAACGCCTTCACGCGCGACATGATGCGCGAGCTGATCGAGGCGATCGACATCACCGATGCTGACGATGCGGTGCGCGCGGTGATCGTGACGGGCGAGGGCGAGCGGGCCTTTTGCGCAGGCGCCGACCTGACGCCCCCGCAGAAGGAGGACGGTACGCCCGGGCACGTCTTCTCCGACCCGACCACGGTGGACGATCTGTCCGACCCGCTGGTGCGCGATGGTGGCGGACAGCTGGTGTTGCGCCTGTTCAATTCGCAAAAGCCGCTGATCGGCGCGTGTAATGGCGTTGCAGTGGGCGTGGGCGCGACGATGCAGCTGGCCTTCGACATGCGGCTGTGTTCGGACAATGCGCGGTTCGGCTTCGTTTTCGCCAAGCGCGGGATCACGCCGGAGGCGTGCTCCAGCTGGTTCCTGCCGCGTCTTGTCGGCATGTCGACCGCGCTCGAATGGTGCATGACGGGGCGGATCTTCGATGCACAGGAAGCACTCGACGCGGGGCTGGTCCGCTCGGTCCACCCGCAGGGCGAGCTTATGGATGCCGCGCGCGCACTGGCAAGCGAGATCGCCGAGAACGCCTCGCCGATCTCGGTCGCGATGACCCGCGCGATGCTGTGGCGTCTCTCGGCGGAAGATCACCCGATGAAGGCGCACCGGATCGACAGCCGCACGATCTACCGCCTTTCTCGCGGGGCCGATGCGAAGGAAGGCATCGCCAGCTTCCTCGAAAAGCGCCCGCCCGAATTCACCGGCAAGGTCAGCACCGACATGCCCGATTTCTATCCCTGGTGGCAGGAGCCCGAATATAAATGA
- a CDS encoding TonB-dependent siderophore receptor, producing the protein MTNRFNKAALLAGTVMAGAMFATPVMAQGTPDEPAVEPGAAEPEGGELIVVTGSRIARRDLETAAPVAVVNSEEFELSGSVNVESVINTLPQVVPGTTSFSNNPGDGTATLNLRGLGAARTLVLVNGRRWMFYNTAQVVDLNTIPQFLLESVDVVTGGASAVYGSDAIAGVVNFRLKDVQGVEIGGQYSLTERGDGARYEIHGAIGSEFADGRGSATVYAEYYKRDSIFQGDREFSNYALGGETDDSDLQQFGSSTLPSGVLRYLGGAQENTGLPAGTEFGAAGTNGFGTGVVFDTAGDFRRRAGDLYNYAPVNYLQLPQERYLIGGYADYELGGGHRAYAEVSYVNNQVQAALAATPVTGSFNVDLATVAPFLVAGDLAQLQAIDAAETAQNATDGVADDPGVVNLYVQRRITETGLRQNLDERNAFRLVGGITGPIGEYLNYDAYYMYSRTRNANIQQGNISRSLFQAGLDGTGTPINIFGPGTLTPEMVDAITIQAQNGDISSLQVATAVISGTFGDFAITEASDPVGFAFGGEYRKVAAQFIPDTALASGDVIGFNAGEPTDGSYDVRELFAELAIPIRFGSAAIDISGAARYSDYSSGNIGGVWTYAGGVEFAPIPDIKLRAQYQRAVRAPNVGELFGGSAINFPGATDPCAVPGAELDATINALCIATGVAPGSVGDPTIRPDTQVPAILGGFANLTEETSDSYTFGVALQPRFIPGLSITADYFSFKIKDAIDTFGGGLNNTLNLCYNVVQDINSEYCQAIVGSRQGNGAITTANPPLLLQDNVASFEVSGIDFQVAYGTTLPFSLFTDTGEQRLQLSFLGTWTEKSNKYPVQDFDFVNECAGRFGATCGEPTPEFKWTSRASFIDGPFTTSVRWRHVGSVTDDDDSRDYTDYNGIEKIDAYDLMDLTFSYAASEALTLTLGVNNLFDTLPGTPLFDANGIVTNRPNSLLLGDNQEQANTYPSTYDVLGRDFFVSAMIKF; encoded by the coding sequence ATGACCAACCGTTTTAACAAGGCGGCCTTGCTTGCTGGGACCGTGATGGCCGGCGCAATGTTCGCCACGCCTGTCATGGCGCAGGGCACCCCGGACGAGCCCGCGGTAGAGCCCGGTGCTGCAGAGCCCGAGGGCGGCGAGCTGATCGTCGTCACCGGTTCGCGCATCGCACGTCGCGACCTCGAAACCGCGGCGCCGGTCGCGGTCGTGAACTCGGAAGAGTTCGAACTGTCGGGTTCGGTCAACGTGGAAAGCGTGATCAATACCCTGCCGCAGGTCGTGCCGGGCACGACCTCGTTCTCGAACAACCCGGGCGATGGCACCGCGACGCTGAACCTTCGCGGTCTCGGTGCGGCGCGTACGCTGGTGCTGGTCAATGGCCGTCGCTGGATGTTCTACAACACCGCGCAGGTCGTCGACCTCAACACCATTCCGCAGTTCCTGCTTGAATCGGTCGACGTTGTGACCGGCGGTGCTTCGGCCGTTTACGGTTCGGACGCGATTGCCGGGGTCGTCAACTTCCGCCTCAAGGATGTGCAGGGCGTCGAAATCGGCGGCCAGTACTCGCTGACCGAGCGTGGCGACGGTGCCCGCTATGAAATCCACGGCGCGATCGGCAGTGAATTCGCCGATGGTCGCGGCAGTGCGACGGTCTATGCCGAGTACTACAAGCGCGATTCGATCTTCCAGGGTGACCGCGAATTCTCGAACTACGCCCTCGGCGGTGAAACCGATGATTCGGATCTCCAGCAGTTTGGTTCCTCGACGCTGCCCAGCGGCGTGCTCCGCTACCTTGGCGGTGCGCAGGAAAATACCGGCCTTCCCGCCGGCACCGAGTTCGGCGCTGCGGGCACCAACGGTTTCGGCACGGGCGTCGTGTTCGACACTGCGGGCGACTTCCGTCGCCGGGCAGGCGATCTCTATAACTACGCACCGGTCAACTACCTGCAGCTTCCGCAGGAACGTTACCTCATCGGTGGCTATGCCGATTACGAACTGGGCGGCGGTCACCGTGCCTATGCCGAAGTTTCCTACGTCAACAACCAGGTCCAGGCCGCACTGGCTGCGACCCCGGTGACGGGCAGCTTCAACGTCGATCTCGCAACCGTCGCACCGTTCCTGGTGGCTGGCGACCTTGCGCAGCTGCAGGCGATCGACGCGGCGGAAACCGCGCAGAACGCCACCGACGGCGTTGCCGACGATCCGGGCGTGGTGAACCTCTATGTTCAGCGTCGTATCACCGAAACCGGCCTGCGTCAGAACCTCGACGAGCGTAACGCGTTCCGTCTGGTCGGCGGGATCACCGGCCCGATCGGCGAATACCTGAACTACGACGCGTACTACATGTACTCGCGTACCCGGAACGCCAACATCCAGCAGGGCAACATCTCGCGCTCGCTGTTCCAGGCAGGCCTCGACGGCACGGGCACCCCGATCAACATCTTCGGCCCCGGCACGCTGACGCCGGAAATGGTCGATGCAATCACGATCCAGGCCCAGAACGGCGATATTTCGTCGCTCCAGGTCGCGACTGCAGTGATCTCGGGTACGTTCGGCGACTTCGCGATCACCGAAGCGTCCGATCCGGTCGGCTTCGCGTTCGGTGGCGAATACCGCAAGGTTGCCGCGCAGTTCATTCCGGACACTGCACTCGCTTCGGGCGATGTCATCGGCTTCAACGCTGGTGAGCCGACGGATGGCAGCTACGATGTGCGCGAGCTGTTCGCCGAGCTGGCCATCCCGATCCGCTTCGGTAGCGCAGCAATCGATATCTCGGGTGCTGCCCGCTACTCTGACTATTCAAGCGGCAATATCGGTGGCGTGTGGACCTACGCAGGTGGCGTCGAGTTCGCTCCGATCCCGGACATCAAGCTGCGTGCCCAGTACCAGCGTGCGGTTCGCGCCCCGAACGTGGGCGAGCTGTTCGGTGGCAGCGCGATCAACTTCCCCGGTGCGACCGACCCCTGTGCGGTTCCGGGTGCGGAACTGGACGCCACGATCAACGCACTGTGCATCGCGACCGGTGTCGCTCCGGGCAGCGTAGGTGACCCGACCATCCGTCCGGATACGCAGGTTCCTGCGATCCTGGGTGGTTTCGCGAACCTGACCGAGGAAACGTCGGACAGCTACACCTTCGGTGTGGCACTGCAGCCGCGGTTCATTCCGGGTCTGTCGATCACGGCTGACTACTTCAGCTTCAAGATCAAGGACGCGATCGATACCTTCGGCGGCGGTCTGAACAACACGCTGAACCTGTGCTACAACGTCGTGCAGGACATCAACAGCGAGTACTGTCAGGCAATCGTCGGCAGCCGTCAGGGCAATGGTGCGATCACCACCGCCAACCCGCCGCTGCTTCTGCAGGACAACGTTGCCTCCTTCGAAGTTTCGGGCATCGACTTCCAGGTGGCTTACGGGACGACCCTCCCGTTCTCGCTCTTCACCGATACGGGTGAGCAGCGTCTGCAGCTCTCCTTCCTCGGCACCTGGACCGAGAAGAGCAACAAGTACCCGGTGCAGGACTTCGACTTCGTCAACGAATGTGCGGGCCGCTTCGGCGCGACCTGTGGCGAGCCGACGCCTGAGTTCAAGTGGACCAGCCGTGCATCGTTCATCGATGGACCGTTCACCACTTCGGTTCGCTGGCGTCATGTCGGTTCGGTCACCGATGACGACGACAGCCGTGACTACACCGATTACAACGGGATCGAGAAGATCGACGCGTACGATCTGATGGACCTCACGTTCTCCTACGCGGCGAGCGAAGCGCTGACCCTGACCCTGGGTGTGAACAACCTGTTCGACACCCTGCCGGGCACGCCGCTGTTCGACGCCAACGGCATCGTGACCAACCGTCCGAACAGCCTCCTGCTTGGCGACAACCAGGAACAGGCGAACACCTACCCGAGCACCTACGACGTGCTTGGCCGCGACTTCTTCGTCAGCGCGATGATCAAGTTCTAG
- a CDS encoding SDR family NAD(P)-dependent oxidoreductase, whose translation MEISANTPAVVTGGASGLGLATARAIAAKGAKVAIFDMKEDEGQKVAEELGGTFCKVNVTSEDDVAAAFAKAREAHGQERILVNCAGIGNAIKTASRSKEDGSIKHFPLSAFDFVIQVNLVGTFRCIAHSAAGMLTLDPLNEDGERGAIVNTASVAAEDGQIGQAAYSASKGGVVGMTLPIARDLMGEGIRVNTILPGIFHTPLLMGLPEKAIEALNASVPFPKRLGKPEEYAKLAMVMLENSYFNGEDVRLDGAIRMAPR comes from the coding sequence ATGGAAATTTCCGCAAACACCCCTGCCGTCGTCACCGGCGGCGCATCCGGACTCGGCCTTGCCACCGCACGCGCCATTGCCGCGAAGGGTGCCAAGGTCGCGATCTTCGACATGAAGGAAGACGAAGGCCAGAAGGTCGCCGAGGAACTCGGCGGCACCTTCTGCAAGGTCAACGTGACCAGCGAAGACGATGTCGCCGCAGCCTTCGCTAAGGCGCGCGAAGCGCACGGTCAGGAGCGTATTCTGGTCAATTGCGCCGGCATCGGCAACGCGATCAAGACCGCCAGCCGCTCCAAGGAAGACGGCAGCATCAAGCACTTCCCGCTTAGTGCGTTCGACTTCGTGATCCAAGTCAATCTGGTCGGCACGTTCCGCTGCATCGCGCACTCGGCGGCCGGCATGCTGACGCTCGATCCCCTGAACGAGGATGGTGAGCGTGGCGCGATCGTCAACACCGCATCGGTTGCTGCTGAAGACGGTCAGATCGGCCAGGCGGCCTACTCGGCCTCCAAGGGCGGCGTCGTCGGCATGACCCTGCCGATCGCGCGCGACCTGATGGGCGAGGGCATCCGGGTGAACACCATCCTGCCCGGCATCTTCCACACCCCGCTGCTGATGGGCCTGCCCGAAAAGGCGATCGAAGCGCTCAACGCCTCGGTGCCGTTCCCCAAGCGTCTCGGCAAGCCGGAAGAATACGCCAAGCTGGCGATGGTCATGCTGGAAAACAGCTACTTCAACGGCGAGGACGTGCGTCTCGACGGCGCGATCCGCATGGCTCCGCGTTAA
- a CDS encoding putative 2OG-Fe(II) oxygenase, whose protein sequence is MAGTPSLSAREWYERAIAAEQRGAKDEAEGIITQGLGEHPKEAALHDSAGNLAMRRGEYGLAAERFAAAARLSPSHLPFAINIAIAQTQADAPEAALAALVPHESAGRRDARYCSTRANAARLAGDLAQAARWYDQCLTIDANHPRGMAGRARVALERAEPDVLARIDFALRSQQSDPNLWLGRAQALDAMGHTQEARALMQQIADQAPSWQPGLDFLAQLRLGAGESDFASHFEDAARKAPGDPNIAIAHIAALGAGGEPLAARERATAARAAFPGIEQFALLEAVYASAVGDDERAERAMAALSTDSLDRALHEARHALRTADWNGAEAALEHARGFAPFDVSAWALTGLLWRVTDPEKAAWLHEQEGLVQLLPLAEGDEVMPPAIALLGRLHDSSAFPLGQSLRGGTQTRGILFDRTEPALADLKRAILSTVESYREALPARDPTHPLLRYRSAEWRLNGSWSVRLRSGGDHHAPHIHPQGILSSALYLMLPPPDEDGSQGTLELGRPAPDLRLDLPPLHRIAPKEGHLALFPSTLYHGTTAFGSGMRMTAAFDVIARGGLGDGTDDDGSRLE, encoded by the coding sequence ATGGCGGGCACACCTTCGCTCTCTGCGCGCGAATGGTACGAACGCGCGATCGCGGCCGAACAGCGCGGCGCGAAGGACGAGGCCGAGGGGATCATTACCCAGGGCCTTGGCGAGCATCCGAAAGAGGCGGCTCTGCATGACAGCGCGGGCAACCTCGCGATGCGGCGCGGCGAGTACGGGCTTGCGGCGGAACGCTTTGCCGCCGCCGCGCGGCTTTCGCCCAGCCATCTGCCCTTTGCGATCAACATAGCGATCGCGCAAACCCAGGCCGATGCACCCGAGGCCGCGCTTGCTGCGCTCGTTCCACACGAAAGCGCGGGCCGCCGCGATGCCCGCTATTGCTCCACCCGCGCCAACGCCGCTCGGCTGGCGGGCGATCTGGCGCAGGCGGCGCGCTGGTACGACCAGTGCCTGACGATCGACGCCAATCACCCGCGCGGGATGGCAGGGCGTGCGCGCGTCGCGCTGGAGCGGGCAGAGCCCGATGTGCTGGCGCGGATCGACTTCGCCCTGCGCAGCCAGCAAAGCGATCCGAACCTGTGGCTAGGCCGTGCGCAGGCGCTCGACGCGATGGGCCACACCCAGGAAGCGCGCGCGCTGATGCAGCAGATCGCAGATCAGGCGCCGTCATGGCAGCCCGGGCTCGATTTTCTGGCACAGCTGCGCCTCGGCGCAGGCGAGAGCGACTTTGCCAGCCATTTCGAGGACGCGGCGCGCAAGGCGCCTGGCGACCCCAATATTGCGATCGCGCATATCGCGGCGCTGGGCGCTGGGGGCGAGCCGCTCGCCGCCAGAGAGCGGGCGACCGCGGCACGCGCCGCCTTTCCCGGGATCGAGCAGTTCGCCCTGCTCGAAGCGGTGTACGCGAGCGCGGTCGGCGACGACGAGCGGGCCGAACGGGCGATGGCGGCACTCTCAACCGACAGTCTCGACCGCGCCCTGCATGAAGCGCGGCACGCGCTGCGAACGGCGGATTGGAACGGCGCGGAGGCGGCCTTGGAGCACGCGCGCGGATTTGCGCCCTTCGACGTCAGCGCATGGGCGCTGACCGGCCTGTTGTGGCGCGTGACAGATCCCGAGAAGGCCGCGTGGCTGCACGAGCAGGAGGGGCTGGTCCAGCTGCTGCCGCTGGCCGAAGGCGACGAGGTCATGCCCCCCGCGATCGCACTGCTAGGCCGGCTGCACGATAGCTCCGCCTTCCCGCTCGGCCAGTCGCTGCGCGGGGGCACCCAGACGCGGGGCATCCTGTTCGACCGGACCGAACCCGCGCTCGCCGATCTGAAGCGCGCGATCCTGTCGACCGTGGAAAGCTATCGGGAAGCCCTGCCTGCACGCGACCCGACGCATCCGCTACTCCGCTATCGCTCTGCCGAATGGCGGTTGAACGGATCGTGGTCGGTCAGATTGAGGTCGGGCGGCGATCACCACGCTCCGCATATCCACCCGCAGGGCATCCTCTCGTCGGCGCTGTATCTGATGCTGCCGCCGCCCGATGAGGACGGCTCGCAGGGCACGCTCGAACTGGGTCGCCCTGCTCCCGACCTGCGGCTGGACCTGCCGCCGCTGCATCGGATCGCCCCCAAAGAAGGGCATCTCGCCCTGTTCCCAAGCACGCTTTATCATGGCACAACCGCATTCGGGTCGGGAATGCGGATGACAGCCGCGTTCGATGTAATCGCCAGGGGGGGCTTGGGCGATGGGACAGACGACGACGGATCACGCCTGGAGTGA
- a CDS encoding class I SAM-dependent methyltransferase: MGQTTTDHAWSEFWAQQGPPHGCSGCLPARWQSVFATLERTWRTLASRLPQGASVLDLATGDARVLHWIGTSRPDAVLTGIDLAPQLPQPPPGVDLRPATAMEDLPFADASFDAIVSQFGVEYGDTPQVAQEIARVASDDAAVGMVIHRGDGAILSHNLARADQIRWVVDEMGLMAETKAALNDEPPPWPDATAMVAEIVEQGRAKHGDRSAAWEIPEAVRRSLLMGAQAGDTVAGLAALLDRIEAQARNELARIASLEAACATADARDGFFGAFADAGLMVGRTEELSDAAGRVFAEMIAIERA, from the coding sequence ATGGGACAGACGACGACGGATCACGCCTGGAGTGAATTCTGGGCGCAGCAGGGGCCGCCGCATGGCTGCTCCGGATGCCTGCCTGCGCGGTGGCAATCGGTCTTTGCAACCCTTGAGAGGACGTGGCGCACGCTCGCCTCGCGCTTGCCGCAGGGCGCGTCGGTGCTCGATCTCGCGACCGGGGATGCGCGCGTGCTGCACTGGATCGGCACCAGTCGCCCGGATGCCGTGCTGACCGGGATCGATCTGGCCCCGCAACTGCCCCAGCCACCGCCGGGCGTGGATCTTCGTCCAGCCACCGCGATGGAAGACCTTCCCTTCGCAGACGCAAGCTTCGATGCGATCGTCAGCCAGTTCGGCGTCGAGTATGGCGACACGCCGCAAGTTGCGCAGGAGATTGCCCGCGTGGCGAGCGACGACGCGGCGGTGGGCATGGTGATCCACCGTGGCGACGGCGCAATCCTGTCGCACAACCTCGCCCGGGCCGACCAGATCCGCTGGGTCGTCGATGAGATGGGCCTGATGGCCGAGACCAAGGCCGCGCTGAATGACGAGCCGCCGCCATGGCCCGATGCGACCGCGATGGTCGCCGAGATCGTCGAGCAAGGGCGGGCGAAGCATGGCGACCGATCGGCCGCGTGGGAGATACCCGAGGCCGTGCGGCGCTCGCTGCTGATGGGCGCGCAGGCGGGCGATACTGTAGCGGGCCTTGCCGCCCTGCTCGACCGGATCGAGGCGCAGGCGCGCAATGAACTCGCGCGGATCGCCTCGCTGGAGGCCGCCTGCGCGACGGCCGATGCGCGAGACGGGTTCTTCGGGGCGTTCGCCGATGCCGGCCTTATGGTTGGCCGAACCGAAGAGTTGAGCGATGCGGCCGGCCGTGTCTTTGCCGAAATGATCGCGATCGAGCGCGCCTGA
- a CDS encoding glycosyl hydrolase family 18 protein, translated as MSQPSQAFTAFWLGYVPSGGAGEGPLLGDTPGYVDRVVLAFSNLFPGNVTSDAFLRQSNSGDKIAEGLKALRANSPDTKVMLSIIGTPNPAVGWNTGITDPEAFGQWLAYVCEEQGFDGIDIDNEDLDSFPGQQFVDTVKAMRKSMPDKIITLDTYLFERDQEVIAELADDLTSISTMAYFRDFTSMTELVEQYAGVIEPGKISIGVKADKVGPITQGTSLEDTIALAKWNPSAGRKAGMMLWNLSQDVEAVTGQPDGSWTRAIHENME; from the coding sequence GTGAGCCAGCCATCGCAGGCCTTCACCGCATTCTGGCTCGGCTATGTGCCCTCGGGCGGGGCTGGCGAAGGCCCCCTGCTCGGCGACACGCCCGGCTATGTCGACCGCGTGGTTCTGGCCTTTTCCAACCTCTTCCCCGGCAACGTCACTTCCGATGCCTTCCTCCGGCAGTCGAACAGTGGGGACAAGATCGCGGAAGGGCTGAAGGCGCTCAGGGCGAACTCTCCGGACACCAAGGTGATGCTGTCGATCATCGGCACACCCAACCCCGCCGTCGGCTGGAACACCGGCATCACCGATCCGGAGGCGTTCGGCCAGTGGCTCGCCTATGTCTGCGAAGAGCAGGGTTTCGACGGGATCGACATCGACAACGAAGATCTGGACTCGTTTCCGGGCCAGCAGTTCGTCGACACGGTCAAGGCCATGCGAAAAAGCATGCCGGACAAGATCATCACGCTCGACACCTATCTGTTCGAACGCGATCAGGAGGTCATCGCAGAGCTTGCCGATGACCTGACGTCGATCAGCACGATGGCCTATTTCCGCGACTTCACGTCGATGACCGAGCTGGTCGAGCAGTATGCCGGGGTGATTGAGCCGGGCAAGATTTCGATCGGCGTCAAGGCGGACAAGGTCGGGCCGATCACGCAGGGCACTTCGCTGGAAGACACGATCGCTCTGGCGAAATGGAACCCGAGCGCAGGGCGCAAGGCCGGGATGATGCTGTGGAACCTGTCGCAGGATGTCGAGGCGGTCACCGGCCAGCCCGACGGATCGTGGACCAGGGCGATCCACGAGAACATGGAATAG
- a CDS encoding 2OG-Fe(II) oxygenase family protein, whose product MTTRTLFEINPDLDRAALAKRFAQTGRVQVRDVLTREAAEEIQSILMKGTPWGMAVRAGDSPDTPPRGFSNAEIMAPGGADQVNRMANAAAQATARGDYGFRYAQFSLVEAVQRGFNPGGPHELLLEHINAPDFMELVREITGFDTLAKADGQATMFAPQHYLGRHSDSHVAEGWKVAYVLNFAREDWHPDWGGYLLFLDDDGDVIEGFRPRFNALNMFAVPQSHLVSFVPPFAPAGRLAITGWFRDR is encoded by the coding sequence ATGACCACCAGAACACTCTTCGAAATCAACCCCGACCTCGACCGCGCCGCGCTGGCGAAACGCTTCGCCCAAACTGGCCGCGTACAGGTGCGCGACGTGCTGACGCGCGAAGCGGCGGAGGAAATCCAGAGCATCCTGATGAAGGGCACGCCGTGGGGCATGGCGGTGCGCGCGGGCGACAGCCCGGACACGCCGCCGCGCGGCTTTTCCAACGCGGAGATAATGGCCCCTGGCGGCGCGGACCAGGTGAACAGAATGGCCAATGCGGCAGCGCAGGCGACCGCGCGAGGCGACTATGGCTTCCGCTATGCCCAGTTCTCGCTGGTCGAGGCGGTCCAGAGGGGCTTCAATCCGGGCGGCCCGCACGAGTTGCTGCTCGAACATATCAACGCCCCGGATTTCATGGAGCTGGTGCGCGAGATCACCGGTTTCGACACGCTGGCCAAGGCAGACGGACAGGCGACCATGTTCGCGCCCCAGCACTATCTTGGGCGGCATAGCGACAGCCATGTCGCGGAAGGCTGGAAGGTCGCCTACGTGCTGAACTTCGCGCGGGAAGACTGGCACCCGGACTGGGGCGGATACCTGCTGTTCCTCGACGATGATGGCGACGTGATCGAAGGCTTTCGCCCGCGCTTCAACGCGCTGAACATGTTCGCCGTCCCCCAAAGCCATCTGGTCAGCTTTGTGCCCCCCTTCGCCCCCGCCGGTCGGCTGGCGATCACCGGCTGGTTCCGCGACCGCTGA
- a CDS encoding acetyl-CoA C-acetyltransferase has translation MADAYIVDAVRTAGGKRGGKLADVHPVDLAAQTLDALIERTGIDPKVVDDVIMGCVSQGGQQAMQVGRNAVLATKHLGEGTPAVTIDRQCGSSQQAIQFAAQAVMSGTQDVVIASGVESMTRVPMGSTAMFHMKEGLGNYKSPGLEEKYPGVQWSQFMGAEMMAKKHDISKDEMDRFALASHEKAAAATKAGAFDKEIVPIPIETPEGSEMHTVDEGIRFDATLEGIAGVKLLSPEGRLTAALASQICDGSSAALIVSEAMLKEHGLTPLARIVDLTVTAGDPVIMLEEPLFATDKALKKAGLSINDIDLYEVNEAFAPVPMAWLKHTGADPDKLNVNGGAIALGHPLGASGTKLMSTLIHALHARGKKYGLQTMCEGGGVANVTIVEAL, from the coding sequence ATGGCTGATGCTTATATCGTTGATGCGGTGCGTACTGCAGGGGGCAAGCGCGGCGGCAAGCTGGCGGATGTCCATCCGGTAGACCTTGCCGCGCAGACGCTGGATGCGCTGATCGAGCGAACGGGAATCGACCCCAAAGTGGTCGACGACGTGATCATGGGCTGCGTCAGCCAGGGCGGCCAGCAGGCGATGCAGGTCGGCCGCAACGCGGTGCTCGCGACCAAGCATCTGGGCGAAGGCACCCCGGCGGTCACGATCGATCGCCAGTGCGGCTCCAGCCAGCAGGCGATCCAGTTCGCCGCGCAGGCGGTGATGAGCGGGACGCAGGATGTGGTGATCGCCAGCGGTGTGGAAAGCATGACGCGGGTGCCGATGGGCTCGACCGCGATGTTCCACATGAAGGAAGGGCTGGGCAATTATAAGTCGCCGGGCCTCGAGGAGAAATATCCCGGCGTCCAGTGGAGCCAGTTCATGGGCGCCGAGATGATGGCCAAGAAGCACGATATCTCGAAGGACGAGATGGACCGCTTTGCGCTTGCCAGCCACGAGAAAGCGGCCGCCGCGACCAAGGCGGGCGCGTTCGACAAGGAAATCGTGCCGATCCCGATCGAAACGCCCGAAGGGTCCGAAATGCACACGGTGGACGAAGGCATCCGCTTCGACGCCACGCTGGAAGGGATCGCCGGGGTCAAGCTGCTCAGCCCCGAAGGTCGGCTTACCGCGGCGCTGGCCAGTCAGATCTGCGATGGGTCGAGCGCGGCGCTGATCGTCTCCGAAGCAATGCTCAAGGAACACGGCCTGACCCCGCTGGCGCGGATCGTCGACCTGACGGTGACCGCGGGCGACCCGGTGATCATGCTGGAAGAACCGCTGTTCGCGACCGACAAGGCGCTCAAGAAAGCGGGGCTCAGCATCAACGATATCGACCTGTACGAAGTCAACGAAGCCTTCGCCCCGGTGCCGATGGCATGGCTGAAGCACACCGGCGCGGACCCGGACAAGCTCAACGTCAACGGCGGCGCGATCGCGCTGGGCCACCCGCTCGGCGCGAGCGGCACCAAGCTGATGTCGACGCTGATCCACGCGCTGCACGCGCGCGGCAAGAAGTACGGTCTGCAGACGATGTGCGAAGGTGGCGGCGTCGCCAACGTGACCATCGTCGAAGCGCTTTGA